In Terriglobia bacterium, the DNA window AGCCAGGTCGTGTTCCGGAGGCGCCGGTTCCTGGTCAACCGCAGGTACCAGCTGCGCGTCACGTCCATCACCATGGGAACGGCGTTCGTTCTGCTGCTGCTGCTGAACTTCGCCCTGTTCGCCCTGAACCAGAAGAGCTCGCTGACCGCGATCCGGGTGGCACCGGAGCTCAAATCGTACTTCGCGGCCCAGGACCGGTTCCAGGTCGGTCTCATCCTGATCGGTTCGCTGGCATTCCTGGGGGGTGGCTTCCTGCTCGGGATTCTCGAGACCCACCGGACCGCCGGCGCGTCGTTCAACGTGTGCCGGTGCCTGCAGGAGCTGCGGGACGGCCGCTACGCGATCAGGATGCGTCTGCGCCGCGGCGACAACCTGAAGGAGATCGAGCTGGCCTTCAACGAGATGGCGGCGACGCTCCACGAGCGGACCGTGCGGGATGCGGCGCTCCTGGAGGATCTCGCGAACCGCATGGAGGAGATGGACGCTCCCGGCGTGGCGGCCTTGGCGCTCGAGGTGAAGAAGCTCGTCGTGGAAAAGCGCCGGCTCGCCGAATAGCCTCGATCCGGCCCTTCGAAACGCGGTGGCCGATCACGAGCGCCGGGGCGTGGACTCGCCTCCCGGGCGAACCTTCCGCGACGAGCCGCCCGCTCCACTCCGCAACATGGCGCGGAGCGCCGCGAAGAACCCGACGATCATCGCGGCCAGCGGGATCGAGAGCATCAGGAACGCCGCGACCCTCATCGCCGGCGCGCTCCCAGACCCGGATCCGGAACTCCCGCCTCGCGAAATCCCTTCGCTCTCAGGAGGCACGCGTCGCACCGGCCGCACGGCACCCGCCCCGGGGCCGGGTCGTAGCACGACCAGGTGAGAGAGAGGTCGACGTGAAGCTCGAGGGCTCGGCGGACGATCTCGCCCTTGCCCATCCGAAGGAGCGGCGCGTGGACGACGAAGCGCTCGCCCTCGCTCCCCGCCTTGGTGGCGACGCTCGCCAGGGTCTCGAACGCTTCGAGGAACGCGGCCCGGCAATCGGGATAGCCGCTGTAGTCCACCGCGGTCGCGCCGATGAAGAGATCCCTCGCCCCGAGCACCTCGGCCCAGGCCAGCGCGAGCGATAGCAGCACGGTGTTGCGCGCCGGGACGTAGGTCGACGGGACGCCTGCGCCGATCGCCTCTTCCGCCCGTGCCTTCGGGACGGGTATCGAGGGATCGGTCAGGGCCGATCCACCCGCGAACGCCAGATCGACCGACGTGACCCGGTGGGACGCCGCCCCCTCGGACCGCGCCACCGCCGCCGCGCTCTCGATCTCGATCTCGTGCCGCTGACCGTACCGGACGGTCAGCGCGTGAGCCTCGAAGCCCCGCCGGACCGCCTCCGCGAGGGTCGTCGCGGAGTCCAGCCCCCCCGAGAGGAGCACGACCGCACGGCGCATCACACGCCTCGCTCCACCCCCGGCCAGAGCACCTTGTGGAGCTGGATCTGCACGCGGACGGGAAGCGCATCCTCGAGGACCCACCGCGCGAGTTCGCCGGGCTCGATCTCGCCGTGAGCCGGTGAGAACAGGACCGTCCCGCGGTCCGCGAGGCCTCGGCGGCGCACCTGTCCCGCCGCCCATACATAGTCTTCGCGTCCGGCAATCACGAACTTGACCTCGTCCACGGGTCTCAGGCTCTCGAGGTTCTCCCATCGGTTCGATTCGGCCTCCCCGCTGCCGGGACACTTCACGTCGAGGATTCGGATCACGCCATCGGGCACCCCCTCGATGGGAAGGCTCCCTCCGGTCTCGAGCAGGACGCGCCGACCACGACGGAGAAGCTCCGCCATCAGGGGCAAGGCGTCGGCCTGGAACAGCGGCTCCCCCCCCGTCACTTCGACCAGAGGGCAACCGTAGCGCTCGACCTCCGCCACCACTTCCGCCACGGTCATCGCGCGGCCACCGTGAAAGGCGTACGCGCTGTCGCACCAGCGGCAGCGCAGGTTGCAGCCGGCGAGGCGGACGAAGACGCAGGGAAGCCCGGCGTGCGTCGACTCCCCCTGGATCGAGTGGAAGATCTCGCTGATGCGAAGCACGTCGCTCATTCTACATGGTCGGTCGCCGTCACGGAGGACCGACACTGACGCTCCCTGTCACCCTCGGCTCCAAATTTGAGCAGTACGGAGCGCCAGTCCCCGCGCGACGTCCGATTCCCGCTCCGCATCTCGTTGCCGGATCTGAGCTTCGAGTGTCAGTGACCCGGCGGCTGCTGGGGAACGGACATTGCATGTTCCGCAGGTGCACCATGGCAGGTCGCCGGGGACAGATGCGCCCGGTGGCGAGGGTGACGTGGCGGACCCGTTCAGCCTCTCGGAATGGTCGGTGGTCCTGATCGCGGCAGCCGCAGCCTCCGTCGTCGGATTCCTGCTGGGCCGGAGAGCGTTGGGCGAGATCCAGCGGGCCGCACAGCGCCTCACGGCGGAGATCGCCCGCCTCGAGGGACAGTCCCGCGAGCAGACCCGTCTCGCCTCGAAGATGAGGAACGAGCAGCGCTCCCTGACGAATCTGTCCCGCTCCCTGCCGGGACTCGTTCGCGAGCTGAACAACTCCTATCTCGACCCCAACGACATCCCGAAGCACCTCTTCGACCTGACCGAGAAGATCTTCGAGCCGCAGCAGATGCTGCTGTTCCTCGTGCGCTCCCCCGGCGAGGAGGTGGCGAACCTCCAGGAGATCTATCTAAGGGATCAGCGGGGCCTGGGCGAGATTCCCGCAACCGCCACTCGCGTCCGGATCGGCGAGGGGAAGATCGGCTGGGTCGCGGAGAACAAGGTCGAGATGATGGGCGAGGACTGGTTGAATCTCTCGCGCACCGACGGGAGGAACGTCGAGGGCAACCATCCCGCGTTCCGGCTCAGCCTGGTCGGCCCACTGGT includes these proteins:
- the queC gene encoding 7-cyano-7-deazaguanine synthase QueC; its protein translation is MRRAVVLLSGGLDSATTLAEAVRRGFEAHALTVRYGQRHEIEIESAAAVARSEGAASHRVTSVDLAFAGGSALTDPSIPVPKARAEEAIGAGVPSTYVPARNTVLLSLALAWAEVLGARDLFIGATAVDYSGYPDCRAAFLEAFETLASVATKAGSEGERFVVHAPLLRMGKGEIVRRALELHVDLSLTWSCYDPAPGRVPCGRCDACLLRAKGFREAGVPDPGLGARRR
- a CDS encoding radical SAM protein, which gives rise to MSDVLRISEIFHSIQGESTHAGLPCVFVRLAGCNLRCRWCDSAYAFHGGRAMTVAEVVAEVERYGCPLVEVTGGEPLFQADALPLMAELLRRGRRVLLETGGSLPIEGVPDGVIRILDVKCPGSGEAESNRWENLESLRPVDEVKFVIAGREDYVWAAGQVRRRGLADRGTVLFSPAHGEIEPGELARWVLEDALPVRVQIQLHKVLWPGVERGV